One window from the genome of Emys orbicularis isolate rEmyOrb1 chromosome 10, rEmyOrb1.hap1, whole genome shotgun sequence encodes:
- the RPUSD1 gene encoding RNA pseudouridylate synthase domain-containing protein 1 encodes MEPGSIDNLSILYQSSDFIVVNKHWDVRIDSKMWYEKLTLQSQLKYRFPELADPDTYYGFRFCHQLDFSTSGALCVALNKAAAGSAYKCFKERMVTKAYLALVRGHVSESRMTIRYAIGKNTTEGMTHMMCIEGTEGCENPKPCQSELSVLEHGSYSGDPVTKVLLQPLTGRTHQLRVHCSAAGHPIVGDFTYSFKKDSNPYRMMLHAYYLRIPTRKELIEVSAPDPFLTSLDSNWVPHHVVHRLDEMIQELKDKTIRAEEEERNQEALLSSGGEEMPSKTKTLEREEERTKCEQWLAEWALA; translated from the exons ATGGAGCCGGGCAGCATTGATAACTTGTCCATCCTGTACCAGAGCTCTGACTTCATTGTGGTCAACAAGCACTGGGATGTTCGCATCGACAGCAAGATGTGGTATGAGAAGCTgaccctgcagagccagctgaAGTACCGTTTCCCAGAGCTGGCTGACCCAGACACGTATTATGGCTTCAG GTTTTGCCATCAGCTAGACTTTTCCACCAGTGGGGCCCTCTGCGTTGCTCTCAATAAAGCGGCTGCCGGTAGCGCGTACAAGTGTTTTAAGGAACGGATGGTGACCAAGGCCTACCTCGCTCTG GTCAGGGGCCACGTGAGCGAAAGCAGAATGACGATCCGTTATGCCATAGGGAAGAACACGACAGAAGGCATGACCCACATGATGTGTATTGAGGGGACAGAAG GCTGTGAAAATCCAAAGCCTTGCCAGTCAGAGCTAAGCGTCCTTGAGCATGGTTCATACAGTGGTGACCCCGTAACTAAAGTGCTTCTACAGCCACTGACGG GCCGGACGCACCAGCTCCGGGTTCACTGCAGTGCTGCTGGACACCCCATAGTGGGAGACTTCACGTACAGCTTTAAGAAGGACAGTAACCCGTACAGAATGATGCTCCATGCTTACTACCTGCGGATCCCTACCAGGAAGGAACTGATTGAGGTGAGTGCCCCTGACCCCTTTCTGACCTCTCTGGATAGCAACTGGGTCCCTCACCATGTTGTGCACCGACTGGATGAGATGATCCAGGAACTGAAGGACAAGACTATCCGggcagaggaagaggagaggaacCAGGAAGCATTGCTTAGtagtggaggagaggagatgcCGAGCAAAACCAAGACcctggagagagaggaagaacgaACCAAGTGTGAGCAGTGGTTGGCGGAGTGGGCCTTGGCATGA